TAGCCCCATTAATAAGCCACTTCCTATAGCTAACAAAATTTTCAGGCGCATTTAAATATTTAAGGATAGAGGGTATCAACTCACCAGATGTCCGTCATACTTAAAACAAACTCTGGCATCACATTGAAACAATCGACAGACAGAGGAGATTTTAATATTTCTACTTCTCCCGTCGGTCGGTAAATTTCTACCTGTCGTTCTTGGGGATTAATTAGCAATCCTAACTTAACCCCCAAACGTCGATATTCCCACATTTTACCGTGTAAATCACTCAATCGGTCGGTAGCAGAACGTAATTCCAGAGCAAAATCGGGAACAACTGGAATAAAGCCGACGATATCCACCCCTTCTAACCGCGATTTCTCGATCCAAGATACATCCGGGGACATTTTCCCTCCTCCCTGGGGGGTAAAGTCATATCCAGTTGAAGAATCAAAGGCGTCCCCTAGCTTAGTTTTATCGTTCCAATTCCAAACCCTAGCAAATAAATGACCACTTTTTTTACCACTCTCACCACCAGTGGGAGGCATAATGATTAATTCTCCGTCTTTGGTTAGTTCTAATCGAAGATCCCGGTTGGTTTGACTGAGGCGATCGAATTGTTCCGGTGTAACGTAAAGAGCAATTCCACTGACATTGAGTAAAAGTGGTTGAAGATCTATAGGAGAAATAGCCATAGTTACAATATAATTTCTTGAATCTTCTCGTTATCTAAAACTAAATTAGCAAGAATGGCAGTAGATGTGAATAACTCTCGTTTTTCTGCTTCATTACTTACTGTTTTAATCTGTTTATTCACTTTT
This portion of the Gloeocapsa sp. PCC 73106 genome encodes:
- a CDS encoding Uma2 family endonuclease — its product is MAISPIDLQPLLLNVSGIALYVTPEQFDRLSQTNRDLRLELTKDGELIIMPPTGGESGKKSGHLFARVWNWNDKTKLGDAFDSSTGYDFTPQGGGKMSPDVSWIEKSRLEGVDIVGFIPVVPDFALELRSATDRLSDLHGKMWEYRRLGVKLGLLINPQERQVEIYRPTGEVEILKSPLSVDCFNVMPEFVLSMTDIW